In Rhodamnia argentea isolate NSW1041297 chromosome 4, ASM2092103v1, whole genome shotgun sequence, the following proteins share a genomic window:
- the LOC115750049 gene encoding helicase and polymerase-containing protein TEBICHI isoform X2: MASGSPRNRIDQFFASKKRKSSSPHTKSRRADNNEGSPSAKGTLDNYLRNSQEGGCVAKPLHTVSDYLSVGHDSVKRNLLQKAEKNFKPENKQVQLSAEVPKIEEAAQKEASHSLSDLEHAAAPAPAPAPAKDCLLPANGTENLELKQFTNDFLSLYCSEIQSSLPADGISNGKRRDNPSLVDEESQRSNKRFQMTGQSQVADDYSFQKGKATLERVPCSVSETRKHASDSFKEEPVADNLIELQASLKKCKQPPPSTVGMVGCSTPVSLVVKSSANKTPSSTCGSSMFSPGEGFWSEAIKLADGFCAPANHSTSEAFEEDHLAGKVCQPDRSDHEENEGTLHDRNNRVYCKKTITSESVEKHTQGSLKKVSPLPVKHFDFSCEDKSFDKVIVNSSDPQYLRAVTCRDDNQIDCESAGPKGLRSTSTLARCSNRQKTEEIHENQPMVPSDTLIERKADLFSQNDGSSKSDSPMFPVKNLSADLQNGEACTPSSVQNKDNLDISNWLPPAISSLYRKKGILRLYQWQVDCLQVEGVLQRKNLVYCASTSAGKSFVAEILMLRRVLSTGKIALLVLPYVSICTEKAEHLEALLEPLGKHVRSYYGSQGGGTLPKDTSVAVCTIEKGNSLINRLLEEGRLSEIGIVVIDELHMVGDRSRGYLLELMLTKLRYAAGEGNSDSSSGESSNTSSGKADPARGLQIVGMSATMPNVAAVADWLQAALYQTDFRPVPLEEYIKVGNTIYNKKMDIIRTISKAAELGGKDPDHIVELCNEVVQEGHSILIFCSSRKGCESTARHVTKFLRKFSVNLQNSDKFTDIAAAIDALRRSPAGLDPTLEETLPSGVAYHHAGLTVEEREIVETCYRRGLLRVLTATSTLAAGVNLPARRVIFRQPRIGRDFIDGTRYKQMAGRAGRTGIDTKGESILICRSEEVKRIVALLNESCPPLNSCLSEDKNGMTHAILEVVAGGIVQTANDINRYVRCTLLNSTKPFQDVVKSAQDSLRWLCYKKFLEWNEETKLYSTTPLGRAAFGSSLSPDDSLIVLEDLSRAREGFVLASDLHLVYLVTPTNVDVEPDWELYYQRFMELSALDQSVGNRVGVSEPFLMRMAHGAPMRTIGRSRDSTEGSHCKLQKQSGISNNHVLPEEKAFRVCKRFYVALILARLVQEAPVAEVCEAYKVARGMVQALQENAGRFASMVSVFCERLGWHDLEGLVGKFQNRVSFGVRAEIVELTNIPYVKGSRARALYKAGLRTPLAIAEASTSEIVKALFEYSSWAAEESSAQRRLQVGVAKKIKNGARKIVLDKAEEARIAAFSAFQSLGLDIMQFSRPVPTMMGNHMGQGHVRMSSGVETTDNMSDVKSLEHVLPVAIVGESKKSDRVAETRRDTLETKSFDGSNALETLMLTSGNANYHAANVPPFLAEDPVAVSDEPTVATICGKDADTTVSIPVESHGDKNRNSVRTDARVDCSVRTSVSSVQNKDCADKGPVTAVNIPGGIDTFLNLWDATNEFYFDIHYTKRKEVNSVVLFEICGLALCWENSPVYYINLPKDLVRTTERKSSYPSTSSTANESSLQHAWMESIKIRWNRICGIMEKKSVRKFTWNLKVQIQVFRNSSVSVQRIGRPYLAGKDLGPEIIDNSYLVLPPVNVNDGIDICVVAWILWPDEEKSSCPSLEKEVKKRLPSEVAAAAHRCGRWKNQMRKSAHDGCCRRVAQTRALHSVLWKLLIDEKLFEPLMMIEVPLVKVIAYMELWGVGVDLEGCLQAHNILGQKLRLLEKEAHRLAGISFSLYAAADIANVLYRHLKLPVPEVRGKGKLHPSTDKHCLDLLRNEHPIIPIIKEHRTLAKLRNCTLGSICSLSRLSTSTQKYTLHGHWLQTSTATGRLSMEEPNLQCVEHVVEFKMNTDKNAVENGADHHKINARDFIIPTQENWLLLTADYSQIELRLMAHFSEDAFLIELLSKPNGDVFKMIAARWTGKTEDAVSSHERDQTKRMVYGIIYGMGAKTLSEQLDCSPDEATEKIQSFKTSFPGVASWLHGVVSSCRQKGYVETLKGRKRFLSKIKFGNSKEKSKAQRQAVNSICQLT; this comes from the exons ATGGCGTCTGGTTCGCCACGGAATCGCATAGACCAG TTTTTTGCTtcgaagaaaaggaaatccTCCTCACCTCATACGAAATCAAGGAGGGCTGACAATAATGAGGGGTCGCCTAGTGCCAAAGGCACCTTGGACAACTACTTGAGGAACTCTCAGGAAGGCGGTTGTGTTGCCAAGCCATTGCATACTGTTAGTGATTATTTGTCAGTGGGTCACGATTCAGTTAAAAGGAATCTGTTACAGAAGGCTGAGAAAAACTTCAAGCCTGAAAATAAGCAAGTACAGTTGTCCGCTGAAGTGCCTAAGATCGAGGAAGCTGCTCAGAAGGAAGCATCTCACAGTTTGTCTGACTTGGAGCATGCTGCggctcctgctcctgctcctgctcctgcaAAGGATTGTCTCTTGCCTGCAAACGGAACAGAAAACTTGGAACTTAAACAGTTTACAAATGATTTCTTATCATTATACTGCAG TGAAATCCAATCAAGTTTACCGGCAGATGGAATTTCCAATGGCAAGAGACGCGATAACCCATCTTTAGTTGATGAGGAATCACAGAGATCCAATAAGAGGTTTCAAATGACTGGTCAATCACAAGTAGCTGATGATTACAGTTTCCAGAAAGGAAAGGCTACGTTAGAAAGGGTTCCCTGTTCAGTTTCCGAAACCAGGAAACATGCATCTGATTCGTTTAAAGAG GAACCTGTTGCGGACAACCTCATTGAACTTCAAGCAAGTTTGAAGAAATGCAAACAACCACCTCCATCAACTGTAGGTATGGTTGGGTGCTCCACACCTGTCTCACTGGTTGTAAAATCCTCTGCCAATAAAACCCCTAGTTCAACATGTGGAAGCTCTATGTTTTCCCCTGGCGAAGGATTTTGGAGTGAAGCAATTAAGCTTGCTGATGGTTTTTGTGCTCCTGCAAATCATTCTACTTCTGAAGCTTTTGAGGAAGATCACCTTGCGGGAAAAGTATGTCAACCGGACAGATCAGATCATGAGGAGAATGAGGGAACACTACATGATAGGAACAACAGAGTCTACTGTAAGAAAACTATTACATCAGAATCAGTAGAGAAGCACACACAAGGCTCTCTGAAAAAAGTCTCTCCTTTGCCTGTCAAGcattttgacttttcttgtGAGGACAAGAGCTTTGATAAAGTCATTGTCAATAGTTCTGATCCACAGTATTTGAGAGCTGTAACCTGCAGAGATGACAATCAGATTGATTGTGAATCTGCAGGACCAAAAGGTCTTCGGAGTACAAGTACGCTAGCTCGCTGTAGCAATAGGCAGAAGACAGAAGAGATTCATGAGAATCAACCAATGGTTCCATCAGATACATTAATAGAGAGAAAAGCAGATTTATTTAGTCAAAATGATGGCAGCTCAAAATCTGATTCGCCAATGTTTCCAGTGAAGAATTTGTCTGCTGATCTTCAAAATGGTGAAGCTTGTACTCCAAGTAGTGTGCAGAACAAAGATAATCTAGACATTAGCAATTGGCTTCCTCCTGCAATAAGCAGCTTATATAGGAAGAAAGGAATACTCAGGTTATACCAGTGGCAG GTTGACTGCCTTCAGGTTGAAGGTGTGTTGCAGAGAAAGAATCTTGTGTATTGTGCATCTACGAG TGCCGGTAAAAGTTTTGTTGCTGAAATTTTGATGTTGCGAAGAGTCTTGTCAACTGGAAAAATCGCACTACTGGTTCTTCCTTATGTTTCTATTTGTACAGAGAAG GCAGAACACCTTGAAGCCCTTTTGGAACCACTAGGTAAGCACGTGCGAAGTTACTATGGAAGTCAGGGTGGTGGAACACTTCCTAAGGACACTTCAGTGGCTGTCTGCACTATAGAAAAGGGGAACTCCTTGATAAATAGGCTGCTGGAGGAGGGTCGTCTATCAGAAATTGGAATTGTGGTGATAGATGAACTGCATATG GTTGGTGACCGAAGCAGGGGTTATCTTTTGGAACTTATGTTGACAAAACTTCGTTATGCTGCTGGTGAAGGCAACTCTGACTCAAGCAGTGGAGAAAGCTCAAATACTAGCAGTGGTAAAGCTGACCCTGCTCGTGGACTGCAAATTGTGGGGATGAGTGCGACCATGCCAAATGTGGCAGCAGTTGCCGATTGGCTTCAG GCTGCATTATACCAGACGGATTTTCGACCAGTTCCATTGGAGGAATATATTAAGGTAGGGAACACCATTTATAACAAGAAGATGGACATAATCAGAACAATTTCAAAAGCAGCCGAACTTGGTGGTAAAGATCCAGATCACATTGTAGAACTTTGCAATGAG GTTGTTCAAGAAGGTCATTCGATCTTAATATTTTGCTCAAGTCGTAAAGGCTGTGAATCAACTGCAAGACATGTCACAAAGTTTCTGCGGAAGTTCTCTGTCAATCTTCAGAATTCTGACAAGTTTACTGATATTGCTGCTGCTATAGATGCCTTGAGAAGGAGCCCTGCTGGATTGGACCCTACATTAGAAGAGACTCTTCCTTCTGGTGTTGCTTACCACCATGCTGGCCTTACG GTTGAGGAAAGAGAGATAGTAGAGACATGTTACCGGAGAGGTCTTCTGCGTGTCTTGACTGCCACATCTACATTAGCGGCTGGGGTCAACCTTCCAGCTAGGAGGGTCATTTTCCGACAACCCAGAATTGGCCGTGATTTTATTGATGGGACTAGGTACAAGCAGATGGCCGGTCGAGCTGGTCGGACTGGCATAGATACCAAGGGTGAAAGT ATACTTATTTGTAGATCGGAAGAGGTTAAAAGAATTGTCGCTCTTCTGAATGAAAGCTGTCCACCATTGAACTCTTGTCTATCCGAGGACAAAAATGGAATGACCCATGCAATCTTAGAAGTTGTTGCTGGTGGGATAGTTCAAACTGCTAATGATATCAATCGATATGTTAGGTGTACCCTTCTCAATTCTACAAAACCATTTCAAGATGTGGTTAAATCAGCACAGGATTCTCTCCGATGGCTGTGTTACAAAAAGTTTCTTGAGTGGAATGAGGAAACCAAGTTATACAGTACAACTCCTCTCGGGCGTGCAGCTTTTGGAAGTTCTCTCTCACCAGATGACTCACTG ATTGTACTGGAGGATCTTTCCAGAGCTAGAGAAGGATTCGTGCTTGCATCTGATCTGCATTTAGTTTATTTAGTTACCCCAACTAATGTTGATGTCGAGCCAGATTGGGAACTTTATTACCAAAGGTTCATGGAATTGTCTGCTTTGGATCAG TCAGTTGGGAATCGAGTTGGAGTCTCTGAACCCTTTTTGATGCGTATGGCACATGGTGCTCCTATGCGCACCATAGGCAGATCGAGGGATAGTACAGAAGGATCACATTGTAAATTGCAAAAACAGTCCGGAATCTCAAACAACCATGTGCTTCCAGAGGAGAAAGCATTTCGTGTGTGTAAACGATTTTATGTTGCTCTCATTTTGGCTAGATTAGTTCAG GAAGCTCCCGTGGCTGAAGTTTGTGAAGCATATAAAGTGGCCCGAGGAATGGTTCAAGCTTTACAAGAAAATGCAGGTCGATTTGCTTCAATGGTTTCTGTATTTTGTGAGAGGCTTGGATGGCATGATCTAGAGGGCTTGGTTGGCAAGTTCCAAAATCGTGTGTCCTTTGGTGTGAGAGCAGAGATTGTAGAGCTTACGAACATCCCATATGTTAAG ggaTCTCGAGCTAGAGCACTGTATAAAGCTGGCCTGCGTACACCTTTAGCAATTGCAGAAGCTTCCACTTCTGAAATAGTAAAAGCTCTATTTGAATATTCTTCATGGGCTGCTGAAG AAAGCTCAGCACAAAGGCGCTTACAAGTAGGagttgccaaaaaaataaagaatgggGCACGCAAGATTGTTCTAGATAAAGCCGAGGAGGCAAGAATTGCTGCCTTCTCTGCCTTCCAGTCTCTTGGGTTAGACATCATGCAATTTTCTCGACCTGTGCCGACTATGATGGGAAATCACATGGGACAAGGGCATGTGAGAATGTCCTCCGGGGTTGAAACCACAGATAATATGTCGGATGTGAAATCCTTGGAGCATGTTCTGCCCGTGGCAATTGTTGGGGAGAGCAAGAAATCTGATAGAGTTGCGGAAACTCGAAGGGATACGTTGGAGACAAAGTCATTTGATGGATCTAATGCTTTGGAAACTCTGATGTTAACTAGTGGAAATGCAAATTATCATGCTGCTAATGTGCCTCCCTTCCTGGCTGAAGATCCTGTAGCAGTTAGTGACGAGCCTACTGTGGCAACTATTTGTGGAAAAGATGCCGATACGACTGTCTCCATACCAGTAGAGAGTCATGGTGACAAAAACCGAAATTCTGTGAGAACTGATGCTCGTGTTGATTGTAGTGTTCGGACATCGGTAAGCAGTGTGCAAAATAAAGATTGTGCAGATAAAGGCCCTGTTACTGCAGTTAATATTCCTGGCGGAATCGATACTTTCTTGAATCTTTGGGATGCTACTAACGAGTTTTATTTTGACATCCACTACACTAAACGGAAAGAGGTGAATTCTGTGGTGCTGTTTGAGATATGTGGTTTAGCACTATGTTGGGAAAATTCACCAGTATACTATATTAATCTTCCGAAGGATCTAGTGAGGACCACTGAGAGAAAAAGCAGTTACCCATCAACATCATCTACTGCAAATGAAAGTTCACTTCAGCATGCTTGGATGGAAAGCATCAAAATACGGTGGAACAGGATCTGTGGTATAATGGAGAAAAAATCTGTCCGAAAATTTACGTGGAATTTGAAAGTTCAGATTCAGGTTTTCAGGAATTCTTCAGTTTCTGTGCAGAGAATTGGTCGTCCATATCTTGCGGGGAAAGATCTGGGTCCTGAAATCATAGATAACTCATACTTGGTGTTGCCACCTGTCAATGTGAATGATGGAATTGATATTTGTGTTGTAGCATGGATTTTGTGGCCTGATGAGGAGAAGAGCTCTTGCCCAAGCCTGGAAAAG GAAGTCAAGAAAAGGTTACCAAGTGAGGTGGCCGCAGCTGCTCATCGCTGTGGCAGGTGGAAGAATCAAATGAGGAAATCTGCACATGATGGTTGCTGTCGACGGGTGGCGCAGACGAGAGCACTACATTCTGTTCTGTGGAAATTACTTATTGATGAAAAACTATTTGAACCACTTATGATGATTGAAGTTCCACTG GTTAAAGTTATTGCATACATGGAGCTCTGGGGAGTAGGTGTTGACCTGGAGGGGTGCCTTCAGGCACATAATATTTTGGGGCAAAAGTTAAGGCTTCTTGAGAAGGAAGCCCATAGATTGGCTGGGATTTCATTCTCACTCTATGCAGCTGCAGATATTGCAAATGTCCTTTATAGACATCTAAAATTGCCTGTACCCGAAGTACGTGGGAAAGGAAAGCTACATCCAAGTACAGACAAGCACTGTTTGGATTTATTAAG GAATGAGCATCCGATTATTCCCATCATCAAAGAGCATAGAACGTTGGCAAAGCTTCGGAACTGTACGCTTGGATCAATTTGTTCCCTTTCCAGGCTTTCTACAAGTACTCAGAAGTACACACTCCACGGCCACTGGCTACAGACATCAACAGCAACCGGACGGCTATCAATGGAAGAGCCCAATCTTCAG TGTGTTGAGCATGTGGTTGAATTCAAGATGAATACAGATAAAAATGCAGTTGAAAATGGTGCAGATCATCACAAAATCAATGCTCGAGATTTCATCATTCCTACTCAG GAGAACTGGTTGTTATTAACAGCAGATTATTCTCAGATAGAGCTACGATTGATGGCACATTTCTCTGAAGACGCTTTTCTGATTGAACTGCTGAGCAAGCCTAATGGGGATGTCTTTAAAATGATAGCAGCTCGATGGACGGGGAAGACAGAAGATGCTGTTAGCTCCCATGAACGTGATCAAACAAAACGTATGGTCTACGGCATTATTTATGGGATGGGTGCTAAGACCTTATCTGAACAATTGGATTGCTCCCCTGATGAAGCCACAGAAAAAATTCAAAGCTTTAAAACAAGCTTTCCTGGTGTTGCTTCTTGGCTTCATGGAGTAGTCTCATCTTGCCGTCAGAAAGG GTATGTGGAGACTTTGAAGGGAAGAAAACGTTTCCTgtcgaaaataaaatttggaaatagcaaagaaaaatcaaaggctCAGAGGCAAGCTGTAAATTCAATCTGTCAG CTGACATAA